A single genomic interval of Longimicrobiaceae bacterium harbors:
- the lepA gene encoding translation elongation factor 4, translated as MRIEHIRNFCIVAHIDHGKSTLADRLIEVTGTLQKRSMKEQVLDSMDLERERGITIKLNAVRMSYAARDGKTYQFNLIDTPGHVDFTYEVSRSLAACEGALLVVDASQGIQAQTLSNLFLAMDAGLEIIPVINKIDLPGAEPERRRDELADLLGVDPDEVLFASAKEGIGIEEILEAVVQRVPPPTGDPDAPLRALIFDSFYDKYRGAIPSIRVVDGSLRKGTRIAFGSNEAVYEVDEVGYLQLGYITAPELRTGEVGYLTAAIKRVSDTKVGDTILDADNRAAELLPGYQDVKPMVFSGLYPTDTDQYEELRDALEKLKLNDASLHYEPETSTALGFGFRCGFLGLLHMEIIQERLEREFGLDLISTVPNVEYRVVLTSGDVLTLENPSALPDRTRIERIEEPYVRARIVVPAEYIGGVQKLCHERRGEFQGMSYLDPTRVELTYDLPLAEIVLDFYDRLKSVSRGYASFDYELSDYRPNRLVKLDMLINGDAIDAFSVIIHEDKAYEYGRALAEKLKALIPRQMFEVALQAAIGNKVIARETVRPLRKNVTAKCYGGDITRKRKLLEKQKEGKRRMKQVGTVEIPQEAFLAVLRVSD; from the coding sequence TTGCGCATCGAACACATCCGGAACTTCTGCATCGTCGCGCACATCGATCATGGTAAGTCCACGCTGGCCGACCGCCTGATCGAGGTCACGGGCACGCTGCAGAAGCGTTCGATGAAGGAGCAGGTCCTCGACTCGATGGATCTGGAGCGCGAGCGCGGCATCACCATCAAGCTCAACGCGGTGCGGATGAGCTACGCCGCGCGCGACGGGAAGACCTACCAGTTCAACCTCATCGACACCCCGGGGCACGTCGACTTCACCTACGAGGTCTCGCGATCGCTGGCGGCCTGCGAGGGAGCCCTGCTGGTGGTCGATGCTTCGCAGGGCATTCAAGCGCAGACGCTTTCCAACCTCTTCCTGGCAATGGACGCGGGGCTGGAGATCATCCCCGTGATCAACAAGATCGACCTGCCCGGCGCGGAACCCGAAAGGCGGCGCGACGAGCTGGCCGACCTGCTGGGAGTGGATCCCGACGAGGTGCTCTTCGCTTCGGCCAAGGAAGGGATCGGCATCGAGGAAATCCTCGAAGCGGTCGTGCAGCGCGTGCCGCCGCCCACCGGCGACCCGGACGCGCCGCTGCGTGCCCTGATCTTCGACTCCTTCTACGACAAGTACCGTGGCGCCATTCCGAGTATCCGGGTCGTCGACGGGTCGCTGCGCAAGGGGACGCGCATTGCCTTCGGCTCGAACGAGGCGGTGTACGAGGTGGACGAGGTGGGCTATCTGCAGCTCGGTTACATCACCGCGCCGGAGCTGCGGACGGGCGAGGTGGGCTACCTCACGGCCGCCATCAAGCGGGTGTCGGACACCAAGGTCGGCGATACCATCCTGGACGCGGACAATCGAGCCGCCGAGCTCCTTCCCGGGTACCAGGATGTCAAGCCGATGGTGTTCTCGGGTCTCTACCCGACCGACACTGACCAGTACGAGGAGTTGCGGGACGCCCTCGAGAAGCTGAAGCTGAACGACGCCTCGCTCCACTACGAGCCGGAGACCTCCACCGCGCTTGGGTTCGGGTTCCGCTGCGGCTTCCTGGGATTGCTCCACATGGAGATCATCCAGGAGCGGCTGGAGCGCGAGTTCGGCCTGGACCTGATCTCCACGGTTCCCAACGTGGAGTACCGGGTGGTGCTGACCAGCGGGGACGTCCTCACCCTGGAAAACCCCTCGGCGCTGCCGGACCGTACCCGCATCGAGCGGATCGAAGAACCGTACGTGCGTGCGCGGATCGTGGTCCCGGCGGAATACATCGGCGGGGTGCAGAAGCTCTGCCACGAGCGCCGGGGCGAGTTCCAGGGGATGAGCTACCTCGATCCCACGCGGGTAGAGCTCACCTACGACCTTCCGCTGGCGGAGATCGTGCTCGATTTCTACGATCGCCTCAAGTCCGTCAGCCGCGGCTACGCCTCCTTCGACTACGAGCTCTCCGACTACCGCCCGAACCGGCTTGTCAAGCTCGATATGTTGATCAACGGCGACGCCATCGACGCCTTCAGCGTGATCATCCACGAGGACAAGGCGTATGAGTACGGGCGCGCGCTCGCGGAAAAGCTGAAGGCGCTGATCCCGCGGCAGATGTTCGAGGTCGCCCTGCAGGCCGCCATCGGCAACAAGGTCATCGCCCGCGAAACTGTTCGCCCGCTACGGAAGAACGTGACCGCGAAGTGCTACGGCGGCGACATCACCCGGAAGCGGAAGCTTCTGGAAAAGCAGAAGGAGGGAAAGCGACGCATGAAGCAGGTCGGGACCGTCGAGATTCCGCAGGAAGCCTTTCTGGCGGTCCTCCGCGTCTCCGATTAG
- a CDS encoding glycosyltransferase family 2 protein produces the protein MRVAVVLSTYNQPQLLEKALWGYSAQTHRDFEVVIADDGSASSTAEVVNRMRRETQLEIHHVWHEDRGFRKCAILNRAILATTCEYLIFSDGDCVPRSDFVAAHVRNAAPRRFLSGGYLKLSEAVSERVTRETILRGIAFQPGWLRSQGWRPGRRALRLHTGLLAPLLDRLTPTRATWNGHNASTWREALLRVNGLDVEMGYGGEDRALGERLCNLGYRGVQIRYRAPCLHLYHEQPYIDRDVVRANMRTREVIRRQRRVVTARGIINLHGTLDPDNRPSVRQGPSN, from the coding sequence ATGCGCGTCGCTGTCGTCCTGTCCACCTACAACCAGCCCCAGCTGCTGGAGAAGGCGCTCTGGGGCTACTCGGCTCAGACCCACCGCGATTTCGAGGTGGTGATCGCGGACGACGGCTCCGCTTCGAGCACGGCGGAAGTGGTGAATCGAATGCGGCGTGAGACGCAGCTCGAGATCCACCACGTCTGGCACGAGGACCGAGGCTTCCGGAAGTGCGCGATCCTGAATCGGGCCATTCTCGCGACCACCTGCGAGTACCTGATCTTCTCGGACGGGGACTGCGTACCCCGCAGCGACTTCGTCGCCGCGCACGTGCGAAACGCCGCCCCCCGACGCTTCCTTTCGGGAGGCTACCTGAAGCTGTCCGAGGCAGTGAGCGAGCGTGTCACGCGCGAGACGATCCTCCGCGGGATCGCGTTCCAGCCAGGGTGGTTACGCAGCCAGGGATGGCGACCGGGTCGGCGGGCGCTGCGACTCCACACGGGCTTGCTGGCGCCGCTCCTCGACCGGCTGACCCCGACGCGGGCGACCTGGAACGGCCACAATGCCTCTACGTGGCGAGAGGCACTCCTGCGGGTCAATGGCTTGGACGTGGAAATGGGTTACGGCGGAGAGGATCGGGCGTTGGGCGAGCGCCTGTGCAACCTCGGCTACCGTGGGGTTCAGATCCGCTACCGCGCGCCCTGTCTGCACCTCTATCACGAACAACCGTATATCGACCGCGACGTCGTGCGGGCGAACATGCGGACGCGAGAAGTCATCCGGCGCCAGCGCCGCGTCGTGACGGCCCGAGGAATCATCAACCTGCACGGAACTCTGGACCCAGATAACCGCCCGTCGGTGCGGCAGGGCCCATCCAACTGA
- a CDS encoding ROK family protein → MPGTKRWIVGVDLGGTNIVTGLLPIEGGPVFGLQSRPTESHRGPKFVVDRIIEMVESSIEMTVAEQGGSRDDVAGVGIGSPGPLNRATGVVINTPNLGWRNFPLRDLISNGVNLPATLDNDANCATYGEWWLGAGRHADTLVGLTLGTGIGGGIVLGGEIYHGVSDVAGEIGHMTIDSTGRKCNCGNYGCLEAYASGPAIALRAVEGIESGAETILGEMVGGKLELITAATVYEAAVQGDEYAEEVMKETARFLGTGVANLVNILNPEMIVIAGGVTKAGDHLFEPLRAEVRRRAFRSAEEACQIVPAELPGTAGVVGAAAVFKRETYGHV, encoded by the coding sequence GTGCCTGGAACCAAGCGCTGGATCGTCGGAGTCGATCTGGGCGGCACCAACATTGTCACGGGGCTCCTCCCCATCGAGGGAGGGCCGGTCTTCGGGCTGCAGAGCCGTCCCACCGAGAGCCACCGCGGGCCCAAGTTCGTGGTCGATCGGATCATCGAGATGGTGGAGTCCTCCATCGAGATGACGGTGGCCGAGCAGGGCGGCTCGCGGGACGACGTCGCCGGCGTAGGGATCGGCTCTCCGGGCCCGCTCAACCGCGCCACCGGCGTGGTCATCAACACTCCCAACCTGGGATGGCGGAATTTCCCGCTGCGGGACCTGATCTCCAACGGGGTCAACCTGCCCGCCACGCTCGACAACGACGCCAACTGTGCCACCTACGGAGAGTGGTGGTTGGGCGCGGGCCGGCACGCCGATACCCTGGTGGGCCTCACCTTGGGCACCGGCATCGGGGGCGGGATCGTGCTCGGCGGGGAGATCTACCACGGGGTCTCGGACGTGGCCGGCGAGATCGGCCACATGACCATCGATTCGACCGGTCGCAAGTGCAACTGCGGTAACTACGGCTGCCTCGAGGCCTACGCCTCGGGCCCGGCTATCGCGCTCCGTGCCGTGGAGGGGATCGAATCGGGCGCCGAAACGATCCTGGGCGAGATGGTGGGAGGGAAGCTGGAGCTGATCACCGCCGCCACGGTATATGAGGCCGCGGTCCAGGGGGATGAGTACGCTGAGGAGGTGATGAAGGAGACCGCTCGCTTTCTCGGCACGGGTGTGGCTAACCTGGTGAACATCCTCAACCCCGAGATGATCGTGATCGCGGGCGGCGTGACCAAGGCGGGCGACCATCTCTTCGAGCCGCTGCGCGCCGAGGTGCGGCGTCGTGCCTTTCGCTCCGCCGAGGAGGCTTGCCAGATCGTCCCCGCGGAGCTGCCGGGTACCGCGGGCGTGGTGGGCGCCGCGGCAGTCTTCAAGCGCGAGACCTACGGCCACGTTTGA
- a CDS encoding carbohydrate kinase family protein codes for MRRLGAIGTLVWDRIVNPYADNGQPREQWGGAVYSFASLSAACPAGWCIEPLVKIGADFWERGVAHLTGLPNVVHGPGLVRVDSPNNRVELLYHDLEHRVERQLGGVPAWTWEELEPLIAGVDALYVNFLSGIELDLPTAQRLRAAFPGPIYADLHSLFLGPASNEPRRPRPLERWQEWLRCFDAIQLNEDELALLAPEVADRDCLERQLPCYGPGLVLVTEGGKGVRYVMAEGMPADPLLWRSRPAGSEIRRGEVPAPQGRLAGDPTGCGDVWGAGFITGLLAGLELEEAIVRAERLAATKILHPRTDRLHERLADTVDRT; via the coding sequence ATGCGACGCCTGGGGGCGATCGGCACCCTCGTCTGGGATCGCATCGTCAATCCCTACGCCGATAACGGGCAGCCGCGAGAGCAGTGGGGCGGGGCAGTGTACTCCTTCGCCTCGCTGTCGGCTGCCTGCCCGGCGGGCTGGTGCATCGAGCCCCTGGTGAAGATCGGCGCCGATTTCTGGGAACGTGGGGTGGCGCACCTGACCGGTCTCCCCAACGTGGTGCACGGCCCCGGTCTGGTGCGGGTGGACTCCCCCAACAACCGGGTGGAGCTCCTCTACCACGACCTCGAGCATCGGGTCGAGCGACAGCTGGGCGGTGTGCCGGCGTGGACGTGGGAAGAGCTGGAGCCCCTGATCGCCGGTGTGGATGCCCTCTACGTGAACTTCCTCTCCGGGATCGAGCTCGACCTGCCGACCGCGCAGCGACTGCGCGCCGCTTTCCCGGGGCCGATCTACGCGGATCTGCATTCCCTCTTCCTGGGGCCGGCATCGAACGAGCCGCGCCGCCCGCGGCCGCTCGAGCGCTGGCAGGAGTGGCTCCGCTGCTTCGACGCAATTCAGCTCAACGAGGACGAGCTGGCGCTGCTTGCGCCTGAGGTTGCGGATCGGGACTGCCTGGAGCGTCAGCTCCCCTGCTACGGCCCCGGACTCGTGCTGGTGACCGAGGGCGGGAAGGGTGTGCGCTACGTCATGGCGGAGGGTATGCCGGCGGATCCACTTCTCTGGCGCTCGCGCCCGGCGGGGTCGGAGATCCGGCGCGGGGAGGTACCCGCACCTCAGGGGCGCCTCGCCGGTGACCCGACCGGGTGTGGGGACGTGTGGGGGGCGGGGTTCATCACCGGTTTGCTTGCCGGGCTGGAGCTGGAGGAGGCGATCGTCCGGGCAGAGCGGCTCGCCGCGACCAAGATCCTGCACCCCCGTACGGATCGGCTGCACGAGCGGCTCGCGGACACGGTGGATCGAACCTAG
- a CDS encoding ATP-binding protein, with protein MKRVVTVPATLDDRGFDSLVQEIADIDEAGEGGPGDRLLFDARHVRWADPYGMTGLLAIGTYLRGRGHTPLLQLPESSEVLSYLGRMGFFRLAGEAFEVNGAPRGRRAEASSVLLEITPINSHEDVHGVIDLVMDRAGTILTERLHYSRVDAGMFSMVLSEVCQNIIEHAEAGGWVGIQTYNWAKRLGRQVVVIAVMDLGVGFRGSLAREHAARFGDRWSDATALEAAFIHGTTRFRDPGRGQGLKQIRRRVTGWGGKVSIRSGTARIADIPDWDDALPLQTGLAPFPGAQILIVLPAK; from the coding sequence ATGAAGCGAGTTGTCACGGTTCCGGCCACGCTGGACGATCGCGGCTTCGACAGCCTGGTCCAGGAGATCGCCGACATAGACGAGGCGGGGGAAGGAGGTCCCGGCGACCGGCTGCTGTTCGACGCCCGCCACGTGCGCTGGGCGGATCCGTACGGCATGACCGGGCTGCTGGCGATCGGCACCTATCTGCGCGGGCGCGGACATACGCCCCTCCTCCAGCTCCCGGAGTCCTCGGAAGTGCTCAGCTATCTCGGGCGCATGGGCTTCTTCCGGCTTGCGGGGGAGGCGTTCGAGGTGAACGGCGCGCCTCGGGGGCGGCGCGCCGAGGCCTCGAGCGTGCTGCTGGAGATCACCCCGATCAACTCGCACGAGGACGTTCACGGCGTGATCGATCTGGTCATGGACCGCGCCGGTACGATCCTGACGGAGCGGCTACATTACTCGCGTGTAGACGCGGGGATGTTCAGCATGGTCCTCTCGGAGGTCTGCCAGAACATCATCGAGCACGCGGAGGCGGGCGGCTGGGTGGGCATCCAGACGTATAACTGGGCCAAGCGGCTCGGGAGGCAGGTGGTGGTCATCGCCGTGATGGACCTGGGGGTGGGCTTCCGTGGCTCTCTCGCGCGCGAGCACGCCGCCCGCTTCGGCGATCGCTGGAGCGACGCCACCGCCCTGGAGGCGGCCTTCATCCATGGCACCACGCGCTTCCGCGACCCAGGGAGGGGCCAGGGTCTGAAGCAGATCCGGAGGCGGGTGACCGGCTGGGGTGGGAAGGTCTCGATCCGCAGTGGCACCGCCCGCATCGCCGACATCCCCGACTGGGACGACGCCTTGCCTCTGCAGACCGGCCTGGCACCGTTTCCCGGGGCGCAGATATTGATCGTGCTGCCGGCGAAGTGA
- a CDS encoding peptidylprolyl isomerase — MHYATFQTTKGSFTAELYSDDAPGTVANFEKLVGEGFYDGIAFHRVIPDFVVQGGDPQTKELPLDHPRIGSGGPGYTIKCETKGNPRTHEEGALSMAHAGRDTGGSQFFIVLNEGNCRHLNGVHTVFGKVVEGMDVVRQLRRGDRMESVTIGDAAAA, encoded by the coding sequence ATGCATTACGCCACTTTCCAGACGACCAAAGGCTCCTTCACCGCCGAGCTGTACTCCGATGACGCCCCGGGCACGGTGGCGAACTTCGAGAAGCTGGTGGGTGAGGGGTTTTATGATGGCATCGCCTTCCACCGCGTCATCCCTGACTTCGTGGTCCAGGGGGGTGACCCGCAGACGAAGGAGCTTCCGCTCGACCACCCGCGGATCGGTAGCGGTGGGCCGGGTTACACCATCAAGTGCGAGACGAAGGGGAACCCGCGCACGCACGAGGAGGGAGCGCTTTCCATGGCGCACGCGGGCCGTGATACCGGTGGCAGCCAGTTCTTCATCGTACTGAACGAGGGGAATTGCCGTCACCTCAACGGCGTGCACACCGTCTTCGGTAAGGTGGTCGAGGGAATGGACGTGGTGCGGCAGTTGCGCCGCGGGGATCGCATGGAGAGCGTTACGATCGGCGACGCCGCGGCCGCCTGA
- a CDS encoding aminotransferase class I/II-fold pyridoxal phosphate-dependent enzyme, producing MSTAGHEHPSDLGFSTRAVHAGDPPRVVGEPVVNPIYQTSTFFSDPAGEGEVFYSRYGNNPNHRRVEERVRDLEGAEACLVTGSGMGAMVSAILSCVRAGDHILAAEALYGGTRILLDRELSRLGIESSYADLLAPGWERHLRDNTTVVLCETLSNPLLRFTDPADLAPVCRERGAALIVDATFTPSYNLRTLSRGADLVVHSATKYYGGHSDVTAGLVCGSEERMAPVRQRAVTFGVAPDAHAAWILERGIKTLALRMERHNRNGLEVSRWCEGRAGIRRVHYPGLESHPDHARAAEVLTGFGGMMGIELEGGGDAATRFVSALRLVKPAPSLGGVDTLVSEPRHTSHVAMTPEARAAQGLADGFVRFSLGIEDPEDIIADIDQALKTIG from the coding sequence ATGAGCACCGCTGGCCACGAGCACCCGAGCGACCTGGGGTTCTCCACGCGCGCGGTGCACGCCGGAGATCCGCCGCGCGTGGTGGGAGAGCCCGTCGTCAATCCGATCTATCAGACCTCCACCTTCTTCAGCGATCCAGCCGGCGAGGGCGAGGTCTTCTACTCGCGCTACGGCAACAACCCCAACCACCGCCGGGTGGAGGAGCGCGTACGCGACCTCGAGGGCGCCGAGGCGTGCCTGGTGACCGGCAGCGGCATGGGCGCCATGGTTTCGGCGATCCTCTCCTGCGTCCGGGCCGGCGATCACATCCTCGCCGCCGAAGCGCTCTATGGCGGAACCCGCATCCTGCTCGATCGTGAGCTGAGCCGCCTGGGGATCGAGTCCAGCTACGCCGACCTGCTGGCCCCGGGCTGGGAGCGCCATCTGCGTGACAACACCACCGTCGTTCTCTGCGAGACGCTCTCCAACCCGCTGCTACGCTTCACCGATCCCGCGGATCTGGCGCCGGTGTGTCGCGAACGCGGCGCGGCATTGATCGTGGACGCCACCTTCACGCCCTCCTACAACCTGCGGACGCTGTCGCGAGGCGCCGACCTGGTCGTCCACAGCGCGACGAAGTACTACGGCGGCCACAGCGATGTGACCGCTGGCTTGGTCTGTGGCAGCGAAGAGCGGATGGCTCCTGTTCGGCAACGAGCGGTCACCTTCGGTGTGGCGCCGGATGCCCACGCCGCCTGGATCCTGGAGCGCGGCATCAAGACGCTCGCGCTCCGCATGGAGCGGCACAATCGCAACGGCCTGGAGGTATCCCGCTGGTGCGAAGGACGCGCCGGGATCCGCCGGGTGCATTACCCCGGTCTGGAGAGTCATCCGGATCACGCGCGGGCCGCCGAAGTGCTTACGGGATTCGGCGGGATGATGGGGATCGAGCTCGAGGGCGGAGGGGACGCGGCGACCCGCTTCGTCTCGGCGCTTCGGCTGGTGAAGCCGGCGCCTAGCCTCGGCGGGGTGGACACCCTCGTCTCGGAGCCGCGGCACACCTCGCACGTAGCGATGACGCCGGAAGCGCGCGCCGCTCAGGGACTCGCCGATGGCTTCGTGCGCTTCTCCCTCGGCATCGAGGATCCCGAGGACATCATCGCGGATATCGATCAGGCGTTGAAGACGATTGGCTGA
- a CDS encoding YpdA family putative bacillithiol disulfide reductase, whose amino-acid sequence MSAEIIDILVVGAGPCGIAVGVAARHEGLSCVLFDRGAVTQSMIEHPTYTTYFSGPEKLEIGGLPFTTAGDKPTRREALRYYRRVARYYDLRIRQYEEVREIRREGELFRVATRSRGEERSYLARAVVIATGYYDTPRSLGVPGADLPKVTHYFTEPFHYFDQDVLVIGGGNSAADAALTIWREGARVTLVHLFDELDAGVKPWVRPDIDNRIKEGSIPALWRHKVAEIREKEVVVESLDTGDQRVLPNDWVLALIGYVPDARFLRDLDVPIDPETGIPQHDPETMETRTPGVFLAGVVAAGYDANKIFIENGKLHGPLIARAVARRLGRA is encoded by the coding sequence GTGAGCGCGGAGATCATAGATATTCTCGTAGTCGGCGCGGGCCCCTGCGGCATTGCCGTAGGGGTCGCGGCACGTCACGAGGGCTTATCGTGCGTGCTGTTCGATCGCGGGGCGGTGACCCAGTCGATGATCGAGCACCCGACCTACACCACCTACTTCAGCGGTCCGGAGAAGCTGGAGATCGGCGGCCTTCCGTTCACCACCGCGGGTGACAAACCAACGCGGCGGGAGGCGCTTCGCTATTATCGGCGCGTCGCCAGGTATTACGACCTCCGCATTCGTCAGTACGAAGAGGTGCGGGAGATCCGGCGCGAGGGCGAGCTGTTCCGGGTCGCCACCCGCTCTCGCGGGGAGGAGCGGTCTTACCTGGCCCGGGCGGTGGTGATCGCCACCGGGTACTACGACACGCCGCGGTCCCTGGGCGTTCCGGGCGCCGACCTGCCCAAGGTGACGCACTATTTCACCGAGCCCTTCCACTACTTCGACCAGGACGTGCTGGTCATCGGTGGTGGAAACTCCGCCGCGGACGCGGCGCTCACCATCTGGCGGGAAGGGGCGCGAGTCACCCTCGTTCACCTCTTCGACGAGCTGGATGCCGGGGTGAAGCCCTGGGTGCGGCCGGACATCGACAACCGGATCAAGGAGGGATCGATCCCGGCCCTCTGGCGCCACAAGGTGGCCGAGATCCGCGAAAAGGAGGTGGTGGTGGAGTCGCTGGATACCGGCGACCAGCGGGTCCTGCCGAACGATTGGGTCCTGGCGCTGATCGGCTACGTACCTGATGCCCGGTTCCTGCGCGACCTGGACGTGCCGATCGATCCCGAAACGGGAATCCCCCAGCACGATCCCGAGACCATGGAGACCAGGACGCCGGGGGTGTTCCTCGCGGGGGTAGTGGCGGCCGGGTACGACGCGAACAAGATCTTCATCGAGAACGGCAAGCTGCACGGTCCTCTGATCGCTCGCGCGGTGGCGCGGCGGCTCGGACGCGCATGA
- a CDS encoding M28 family peptidase — MRAVRCAWLLLATLVAPACAQTPAAPDAPLGVVDTALIMADLRTLAADSMEGRGTGSAGIERARRYLVGRFEDVGLRSFEGSYELPFALRRDGEVVRAVNLVGYVQGEDAVGPVMVVTAHYDHLGNLDGEIFNGADDNASGVAALLALAQHLAEHPPRHTVVFAALDAEEVGLKGAEALVSDPPIPLERIALNLNFDMVGRNERGELYAAGAFHYPFLRPHLEAIAESAPLRLRLGHDSPTLPPGDDWTFLSDQGPFHREGIPFVYFGVEDHPDYHRPTDDAERIDPTFFADAVATLIAAADHFDDALEEIDRAR; from the coding sequence ATGAGAGCCGTGCGCTGCGCGTGGCTCCTCCTGGCGACCCTGGTGGCGCCTGCGTGCGCGCAGACTCCGGCCGCTCCCGATGCCCCGCTCGGGGTCGTCGACACCGCCCTGATCATGGCGGATCTGCGCACGCTGGCGGCGGACTCGATGGAGGGCAGGGGGACCGGCAGCGCGGGGATCGAGCGGGCTCGCCGCTACCTGGTTGGCCGCTTCGAGGACGTCGGATTGCGATCGTTCGAGGGCAGCTACGAGCTGCCCTTTGCGTTGCGACGCGATGGCGAGGTCGTGCGGGCGGTCAATCTCGTTGGGTACGTTCAGGGAGAGGATGCGGTGGGACCCGTCATGGTGGTCACCGCGCATTACGACCACCTCGGCAACCTGGACGGCGAGATATTCAACGGCGCCGACGACAACGCCTCGGGAGTGGCCGCGCTCCTCGCCCTGGCTCAGCACCTCGCCGAGCATCCTCCCCGGCACACCGTGGTCTTCGCCGCGCTCGACGCGGAGGAGGTCGGCTTGAAAGGCGCCGAAGCGCTGGTCTCGGACCCGCCCATACCGTTGGAGCGGATCGCCCTCAACCTGAACTTCGACATGGTGGGGCGGAACGAGCGGGGGGAGCTCTACGCCGCGGGAGCATTCCACTATCCCTTCCTCCGCCCCCACCTCGAGGCCATCGCCGAGAGCGCGCCGCTGCGCCTACGTCTGGGCCACGACTCGCCGACCCTCCCACCCGGCGACGACTGGACCTTCCTCTCCGATCAGGGGCCCTTCCACCGGGAGGGGATTCCCTTCGTCTACTTCGGCGTCGAGGACCATCCGGACTACCACCGGCCCACCGACGACGCCGAACGCATCGATCCGACCTTCTTCGCGGACGCGGTGGCGACACTGATCGCGGCCGCGGACCACTTCGACGACGCGCTCGAGGAGATCGACCGAGCACGCTAG
- a CDS encoding aldo/keto reductase — protein MKYRTYPGTDVTVSEVGFGLWTLAAGWWGEFTDDEAVSLLHRAYDLGVTLYDSSDTYGNGRADELLGRAFSDRRDRVVYATKVGYDFYNNPNVRRGQQEIPHNADPEYIRFAVEQSLRRMKTDTIDIVVYHNAKAEHVANDEIWETFEKLRQEGKMRHWGGALGPSNGYLYEGLDLIRERRVKSLQLINNILEPYPGQVLTEAAEETGETGIMVRVTHSSGLLEGRYTETTEFAKNDHRRHRPRSWLLNGLKKIQTLSFLTEGRDITLGQAALKWLLASPAVMTTLPNIYNVEQLEEFAAASDKPDLTTEDIERIRALQKENFGVHEEHMRYKGTLHREGEPLIAPPYRYPGDRWEQPEALATV, from the coding sequence ATGAAATACCGCACCTATCCCGGCACCGACGTCACCGTTTCCGAGGTTGGCTTCGGATTGTGGACGCTCGCCGCCGGCTGGTGGGGAGAGTTCACGGACGACGAAGCGGTCTCCCTGCTGCATCGGGCCTACGACCTGGGCGTAACCCTCTACGATTCGTCGGACACCTACGGGAACGGACGCGCGGACGAGCTGCTCGGGCGCGCGTTCAGCGACCGTCGCGATCGGGTCGTGTACGCCACCAAGGTCGGCTACGACTTCTACAACAACCCCAACGTACGCCGCGGTCAGCAGGAGATCCCGCACAACGCCGATCCCGAGTACATCCGCTTCGCCGTAGAGCAGTCTCTACGGCGGATGAAGACGGATACCATCGACATCGTCGTCTACCACAACGCCAAGGCTGAACACGTCGCCAACGACGAGATCTGGGAGACGTTCGAGAAGCTCCGGCAGGAGGGTAAGATGCGCCATTGGGGAGGCGCGCTGGGCCCCTCCAACGGCTACCTATACGAGGGGTTGGACCTCATCCGCGAGCGGCGGGTGAAGTCACTGCAGCTCATCAACAACATCCTCGAGCCCTACCCGGGGCAGGTGCTGACCGAGGCGGCGGAGGAGACGGGCGAGACGGGGATCATGGTTCGTGTCACCCACTCCTCGGGCCTGCTGGAGGGCAGGTACACGGAAACGACGGAGTTCGCCAAGAACGACCACCGTCGCCACCGCCCGCGCTCCTGGCTCCTCAACGGACTCAAGAAGATCCAGACGCTCTCGTTCCTCACCGAGGGGCGGGACATCACGCTGGGCCAGGCGGCGCTGAAGTGGCTGCTGGCCTCACCGGCGGTGATGACCACCCTGCCGAACATCTACAACGTCGAGCAGCTGGAGGAGTTCGCGGCCGCCTCGGATAAGCCGGACCTCACCACCGAGGACATCGAGCGCATCAGGGCGCTGCAGAAGGAGAACTTCGGCGTGCACGAGGAGCACATGCGCTACAAGGGGACCCTCCACCGTGAGGGCGAGCCCCTGATCGCTCCGCCCTACCGCTACCCGGGCGACCGGTGGGAGCAGCCGGAGGCGCTCGCGACGGTGTAG